The following are encoded in a window of Thermodesulfobacterium geofontis OPF15 genomic DNA:
- the atpE gene encoding ATP synthase F0 subunit C: MRKWLILGLVSLAVLFFTNPVLAQEAANKMVTGFGFFSAIVLAAGLGVGFAALGCGIGMGHGIRGACEGVARNPEVAGRITVTMILGLALIESLTIYALVIALILLYANPVIPKFLTTLGLGG, encoded by the coding sequence ATGAGGAAGTGGTTAATTTTGGGACTTGTAAGTTTAGCTGTTTTATTTTTTACTAATCCAGTTTTAGCTCAAGAAGCTGCTAATAAGATGGTGACTGGATTTGGTTTCTTTTCTGCTATTGTATTAGCTGCAGGATTAGGTGTAGGATTTGCTGCTCTTGGATGTGGTATTGGTATGGGTCATGGAATCCGTGGGGCTTGTGAAGGAGTGGCAAGAAATCCTGAAGTAGCTGGTAGAATTACAGTTACCATGATTTTAGGTTTGGCTCTTATTGAATCTCTTACTATTTATGCCTTAGTTATTGCTCTAATTCTTCTCTATGCTAATCCTGTTATTCCTAAATTTTTAACTACCTTAGGGCTTGGTGGTTAA
- a CDS encoding CDP-alcohol phosphatidyltransferase family protein produces MGKLAFNETVRNASLPLLLPIVKILAYLGIHPNIITITCLVGFIISSIFIAYGELLFGGIFLFLFAPLDAIDGLLARYSKKVTPFGAFLDSVLDRYGEIFLFLAFTYYFLIQNSFVGVILSFLAITGSLMVSYTRARAEGVGFECKVGILTRFERVTLLIIALIFDVCIPILIFIALFTHITALQRIMHVYRIYRTGG; encoded by the coding sequence ATGGGAAAATTAGCCTTTAACGAAACTGTAAGAAATGCATCTTTACCTCTGCTTTTACCTATAGTTAAAATATTAGCTTATCTGGGTATCCATCCTAATATTATAACTATAACTTGCCTTGTAGGTTTTATAATAAGTTCTATTTTTATTGCCTACGGAGAACTTTTATTTGGAGGGATTTTCTTATTTCTTTTTGCCCCTCTTGATGCAATAGATGGTTTACTTGCAAGATACTCTAAAAAAGTAACTCCCTTTGGAGCCTTTTTAGATTCTGTTCTTGATAGATATGGAGAAATTTTTTTGTTTCTCGCTTTTACCTATTATTTTTTAATTCAAAATTCCTTTGTTGGAGTTATTTTGAGTTTTTTAGCTATAACAGGCTCTTTAATGGTTAGTTATACAAGAGCAAGGGCAGAAGGAGTTGGTTTTGAATGTAAGGTCGGAATTTTGACACGTTTTGAAAGGGTTACCCTTTTAATAATTGCTTTAATTTTTGATGTATGTATTCCTATTTTAATATTTATTGCCCTTTTTACTCATATTACAGCTTTACAAAGAATAATGCATGTATACCGAATATATAGAACTGGAGGTTAA
- a CDS encoding permease, translating into MIKELLMAGLLALEDYIAKHVITCLIPAFLLAGAMVTFIDKSVIIKYLGSEANKIRSFSLASISSFLLAACSCTVIPVASGLYYTGASIGVVFIILWVAPAANILALIYTGAILGTKMVLSRIVSALLMAFIVGWIMVLVFERKSKESLLKAELKAEFGEKSILPKKYLILIILILLSLLSPNYLVRSGPYWHKVLVWAFFTFIMVIYAIINIPKDKIRDWLRETWWFIRLIFPLLLLGVFIVGIIGKILPEEWIKTWLGGKSLSASFFATFIGAVSYFATMTEAPFVDTLMKLGMGKGPALALLLTGPGISLPNWLAIAKVFGVKKALVYIPTIIILGTLVGWFFGNFIF; encoded by the coding sequence ATGATTAAAGAATTATTAATGGCTGGGCTTTTGGCTTTAGAAGATTACATTGCTAAACATGTTATTACTTGTCTTATTCCTGCTTTTTTATTAGCTGGTGCTATGGTCACCTTTATAGATAAATCAGTAATAATTAAGTATTTAGGTTCTGAGGCAAATAAAATTAGATCCTTTTCTTTAGCAAGTATTTCAAGTTTTTTATTAGCTGCCTGTTCATGTACTGTAATTCCTGTTGCAAGTGGGCTTTATTATACAGGAGCAAGCATTGGAGTTGTTTTTATTATTCTCTGGGTTGCACCTGCAGCTAACATATTAGCTCTTATTTATACAGGGGCAATTCTTGGAACTAAAATGGTATTATCAAGAATTGTTTCAGCTCTCCTCATGGCTTTTATAGTTGGTTGGATAATGGTTTTAGTCTTTGAAAGAAAATCTAAAGAATCTTTATTAAAAGCTGAGTTAAAAGCTGAATTTGGAGAAAAAAGTATCCTTCCTAAAAAATATTTAATTTTAATAATTTTAATACTTTTGTCTTTACTTTCTCCAAACTATTTAGTAAGAAGTGGACCTTATTGGCATAAAGTTTTAGTATGGGCTTTTTTTACATTTATAATGGTTATTTATGCAATTATTAATATTCCTAAAGATAAAATAAGGGATTGGCTTAGAGAAACATGGTGGTTTATAAGACTTATTTTTCCTCTTCTTTTATTAGGAGTTTTTATTGTAGGGATAATTGGGAAAATTTTGCCTGAAGAATGGATAAAAACTTGGCTTGGAGGGAAAAGTTTATCAGCTTCTTTTTTTGCAACTTTTATAGGTGCTGTAAGTTACTTTGCTACTATGACTGAGGCTCCTTTTGTAGATACTCTTATGAAGTTAGGAATGGGGAAAGGACCTGCTCTTGCCTTACTTTTAACTGGACCAGGGATAAGTCTTCCCAATTGGTTAGCTATAGCAAAAGTTTTCGGGGTTAAAAAGGCTTTAGTTTACATTCCCACTATCATAATACTTGGGACCTTAGTGGGTTGGTTTTTTGGAAATTTTATATTTTAA
- a CDS encoding ArsR/SmtB family transcription factor yields MDLKDLVKIFKALSEEIRLKILKILEKGEFCVCEIVSLLNMDQPKVSFHLSILKDAGLIKSRREGNRIFYSLDDSDLFKRFLILSVLEKLKSFEKENPSRYEEITKDLEGGIL; encoded by the coding sequence ATGGATTTAAAAGATTTGGTTAAGATTTTTAAAGCACTTTCTGAGGAAATAAGATTAAAAATTTTAAAGATTTTAGAAAAGGGAGAATTTTGTGTGTGTGAAATTGTCTCTCTTCTAAATATGGATCAACCAAAGGTTTCTTTCCATTTAAGTATTTTAAAAGATGCTGGGTTAATAAAAAGTAGAAGGGAAGGAAATCGTATCTTTTATAGCCTGGATGATTCTGATTTATTTAAAAGATTTTTAATTTTGTCGGTTCTTGAAAAATTAAAATCCTTTGAAAAGGAAAATCCAAGTAGATATGAAGAAATTACCAAAGATTTAGAAGGAGGTATTCTTTGA
- a CDS encoding hydrogenase small subunit: protein MLNLKELSRRDFLKICTIVTATMGLPYSMVEKVEAAMKKGPKPTVIWLHFMECTGCTESLLRASHPPIGRLVLDIINLEYHETLMPAAGKQAEEVLHQTMEKYKGKYICVVEGAVSTKDGGIYCKIAGKPAIQILKDVAKDAMLVIAIGTCASFGGVQAAAPNPTGAVGVKDVIGVDKLINVPGCPPNPYNFLATVSYILTFGKLPELDKLRRPKFAYGRLIHDHCERRAHFDEGRFAEKFGDEGHRKGYCLYKLGCKGPVTYANCPVIRFCDVGTWPVGSGHPCIGCTEPNFWDEMSPFYKSLG from the coding sequence ATGCTTAATTTAAAAGAACTAAGTAGGCGTGATTTTCTTAAAATATGCACAATTGTAACAGCTACTATGGGACTTCCTTATTCAATGGTAGAGAAAGTAGAAGCTGCAATGAAAAAGGGTCCTAAACCTACTGTAATCTGGCTTCACTTTATGGAATGCACAGGTTGTACAGAATCACTTTTAAGGGCATCTCATCCTCCTATTGGTAGACTTGTTCTTGATATTATTAATTTAGAGTATCATGAAACCTTAATGCCTGCTGCTGGAAAACAGGCAGAAGAAGTTCTTCATCAGACTATGGAGAAGTATAAAGGAAAGTATATCTGTGTAGTAGAAGGTGCTGTCTCTACAAAGGATGGAGGAATTTATTGTAAAATAGCAGGAAAACCTGCTATTCAGATTTTAAAGGATGTAGCTAAAGATGCTATGTTAGTTATTGCTATAGGAACTTGTGCCTCTTTTGGAGGAGTTCAAGCAGCAGCTCCTAATCCCACAGGTGCAGTAGGAGTTAAAGATGTAATTGGGGTAGACAAACTTATAAATGTTCCTGGATGCCCACCTAATCCTTATAATTTCCTTGCTACAGTTAGTTATATTTTAACTTTTGGTAAACTTCCTGAGCTTGATAAGCTTAGAAGACCTAAATTTGCTTATGGAAGACTTATTCATGATCACTGTGAAAGAAGAGCTCATTTTGATGAAGGAAGATTCGCAGAAAAATTTGGAGATGAAGGACATAGAAAGGGATATTGCTTATATAAACTTGGTTGTAAGGGACCAGTTACTTATGCTAACTGTCCAGTTATAAGATTTTGTGATGTTGGAACCTGGCCTGTAGGTTCTGGTCATCCTTGTATTGGTTGCACTGAGCCTAATTTCTGGGATGAGATGAGCCCATTTTATAAATCCTTAGGATAA
- a CDS encoding nickel-dependent hydrogenase large subunit — MGKKITIDPITRIEGHLRIDVEVDGGKIVNAWSSAQMWRGFEVILKGRDPRDAWLFTQRICNVCTTVHAIASVRAVENALGMEIPLNAQLVRNIIIAAHGIHDHLVHFYHLSALDWVDIVSALKADPKKTAELAQSLSDWEGNSVTYFKAVKEKLKAFVESGQIGPFTNGYWGHPQMKLPPEANLMAVAHYLSALEYQFLPNKAVAIFGGKNPNIQTLAVGGIALAIDPNEEAALNMERLDLAREVLLQVKDFVQKVYLNDVIAVGCLYKEWTKIGGGVPNYLAVPDMPLDTKGTQFDLPGGTIFNRDLGTFTPIKSFNDPYFRDNVTEDVIHSWYKDTGPRHPWQGETVPNYTDFNPDGKYSWSKAPRFKGEPMQVGPVAQVLAGIASKHEPTMKWVNYSIEKAKALGVNIDVNAFHSTIGRHLARAIRAAVLCDLALKHLDLLEANIAKGDLSIWNEPKFPAGEIKGFGFHEAPRGTLSHWVVIENGKIKNYQCVVPSTWNVSPRDAKGKMGPYEAALVDNHPIVDPEKPLEVLRTIHSFDPCIACAVHIIDAKGKEIKRIKVL, encoded by the coding sequence ATGGGTAAGAAAATTACAATTGATCCTATAACAAGGATTGAAGGACACTTAAGAATTGATGTAGAGGTAGATGGAGGAAAAATAGTAAATGCCTGGTCCTCTGCTCAGATGTGGAGAGGATTTGAAGTGATTCTAAAAGGTAGAGATCCGAGAGATGCTTGGTTATTCACTCAAAGAATTTGTAATGTTTGCACAACAGTTCATGCTATTGCATCTGTTAGAGCTGTTGAAAATGCATTAGGTATGGAGATTCCTTTAAATGCTCAATTAGTTAGAAATATTATAATTGCTGCTCATGGTATTCATGACCATTTAGTTCATTTTTATCATCTTTCTGCCCTTGACTGGGTAGATATTGTTTCTGCTTTAAAGGCTGATCCTAAAAAGACTGCTGAACTTGCTCAAAGTCTTTCTGATTGGGAAGGAAATAGTGTAACCTATTTCAAGGCTGTTAAAGAAAAACTTAAAGCCTTTGTAGAGAGTGGTCAAATTGGACCTTTTACTAATGGTTACTGGGGACATCCTCAAATGAAACTTCCTCCTGAAGCTAATTTAATGGCTGTTGCTCATTATCTTTCTGCTCTTGAATATCAATTCTTACCTAATAAAGCAGTAGCTATTTTTGGTGGAAAAAATCCTAATATTCAAACTTTAGCAGTAGGTGGTATAGCCTTAGCTATTGATCCAAATGAAGAAGCAGCTTTAAATATGGAAAGACTAGACCTTGCTCGTGAAGTATTATTACAGGTAAAAGATTTTGTTCAAAAGGTTTATCTTAATGATGTTATTGCAGTTGGTTGTCTTTATAAAGAATGGACTAAGATTGGAGGAGGTGTTCCCAATTACTTAGCTGTTCCTGATATGCCTCTTGATACAAAGGGAACTCAATTTGATCTTCCTGGTGGAACTATCTTTAATAGAGACCTTGGTACCTTTACACCGATTAAGAGCTTTAATGATCCATACTTTAGAGATAATGTAACAGAAGATGTTATACACTCATGGTATAAAGACACTGGACCAAGACATCCATGGCAGGGTGAAACAGTTCCTAACTATACTGATTTTAATCCTGATGGTAAATATAGCTGGTCTAAGGCTCCTCGTTTCAAAGGTGAACCTATGCAGGTTGGTCCTGTAGCTCAGGTATTAGCAGGCATTGCCTCTAAACATGAACCTACTATGAAGTGGGTAAATTATTCTATTGAAAAAGCAAAGGCTCTCGGTGTCAATATAGATGTAAATGCTTTCCATTCTACTATTGGAAGACATTTAGCAAGAGCAATTAGAGCTGCAGTACTTTGTGACCTTGCTTTAAAGCATCTTGATCTTTTAGAAGCAAATATTGCTAAAGGAGATCTTTCTATTTGGAATGAACCTAAATTCCCAGCTGGAGAAATTAAAGGATTTGGTTTTCATGAAGCACCAAGAGGAACTCTTTCTCATTGGGTAGTTATTGAAAATGGAAAGATTAAAAATTATCAGTGTGTAGTTCCTTCTACCTGGAACGTAAGCCCAAGAGATGCTAAGGGTAAAATGGGACCTTATGAAGCAGCCTTAGTTGATAATCATCCAATTGTAGATCCTGAAAAACCCTTAGAAGTTTTAAGAACTATCCATTCCTTTGACCCATGTATAGCTTGTGCTGTTCATATCATTGATGCTAAAGGAAAAGAAATTAAGAGAATAAAAGTTCTCTAA
- the atpB gene encoding F0F1 ATP synthase subunit A, giving the protein MEHPILFLCLILEKLGIPSGWIYYEEADKYGILAKVFAPHMVHSYFVCLLLIILALLGTRKKEFIPKGAQNFWEFTLETLYNYTKDNVPHGEGHTPNIVPFVFPLIVFFALYILFCNLLGLIPGFMSPTANINVTLGLTLITIVYYHLLGLRYKGLKYFKDFLGPIPWLIPLMAPAEIFAHIGRIISLSVRLFGNLVSKEILLGILTMLAGKFFAPLPVMILGVLVSFVQMLIFITLSMAYFAGAVQEHH; this is encoded by the coding sequence ATGGAGCACCCTATTTTATTTTTATGTTTAATTTTAGAAAAACTTGGTATTCCTTCTGGATGGATTTATTATGAGGAGGCAGATAAGTATGGAATTTTAGCTAAAGTTTTTGCACCACATATGGTTCATAGTTATTTTGTTTGTTTACTTTTAATTATATTGGCGCTTTTAGGAACAAGAAAAAAAGAATTTATACCTAAAGGTGCTCAAAATTTTTGGGAATTTACTTTGGAAACTCTCTATAATTATACTAAAGATAATGTACCTCATGGAGAAGGACATACTCCTAATATAGTGCCTTTTGTTTTTCCTTTAATTGTATTTTTTGCTCTTTACATTCTTTTTTGTAACCTTTTAGGTCTTATCCCTGGTTTTATGTCTCCCACTGCTAATATTAATGTAACTCTGGGTCTTACTTTAATAACTATTGTGTACTATCATTTATTAGGATTGAGATACAAAGGACTTAAGTATTTTAAAGATTTCTTAGGCCCTATTCCTTGGCTAATCCCTTTAATGGCTCCTGCAGAAATATTTGCCCATATTGGAAGAATTATTTCTCTTTCTGTCCGTCTTTTTGGAAATTTAGTCTCTAAAGAAATTCTTTTAGGAATATTAACTATGTTAGCAGGAAAGTTTTTTGCACCTTTACCAGTTATGATTTTAGGTGTTTTGGTTTCCTTTGTGCAAATGTTAATTTTTATAACTTTAAGTATGGCTTATTTTGCTGGAGCTGTTCAGGAGCATCATTAA
- the hypD gene encoding hydrogenase formation protein HypD, with amino-acid sequence MNYSNNLNILWNKFKDPERVKNLVKLIKKEVEKYGKPINIMEFCGGHTHVILRNGLDELLKGYINFVHGPGCPVCVIALERLDLAIELAKIPEVILCTYGDLMRVPGSNRISLLKLRAEGYEIKPVSSALEALKLAMENPQKKVIFFAIGFETTSPHTAVLIKQAKELGVKNLWVVCNHILALVVLEYLLQSEEKPLIDAFIGPGHVSTITGSRAYEPIVKKYQTPIVISGFEPLDLIQAVYLIAKQMREGRCEVEVQYTRSVTPEGNIKAKEFLKEVFNIRKSFPWRGLGEIPYSAYEIKEEYQKWDGEKFFKVSVNSGKENPLCLCGKVIKGLSKPPECRLFGKVCTPQNPIGPCMVSSEGACLAYFKYRKNLQK; translated from the coding sequence ATGAATTACTCAAACAATCTCAATATTCTTTGGAATAAATTCAAAGACCCTGAAAGGGTCAAAAACTTAGTTAAACTTATTAAAAAGGAAGTAGAAAAATATGGTAAACCTATAAATATAATGGAATTCTGTGGAGGACATACTCATGTTATTTTAAGAAATGGTCTTGATGAACTTCTTAAGGGTTATATAAATTTCGTTCATGGACCAGGATGTCCTGTATGTGTAATTGCCTTAGAAAGATTAGATTTAGCTATAGAACTTGCTAAGATACCAGAGGTAATTTTATGTACATATGGAGACTTAATGAGAGTTCCTGGTTCAAATAGAATAAGCCTTCTTAAATTAAGAGCTGAAGGATATGAAATAAAGCCTGTTTCTTCAGCTCTTGAAGCTTTAAAACTTGCTATGGAAAATCCGCAAAAGAAAGTAATATTTTTTGCTATAGGATTTGAAACTACCTCACCTCATACAGCAGTGCTAATAAAACAAGCAAAGGAATTAGGAGTTAAAAATTTATGGGTAGTTTGTAATCATATTTTAGCTTTAGTTGTGTTAGAATATCTTCTTCAAAGCGAAGAAAAACCTCTTATTGATGCCTTTATTGGACCTGGACATGTAAGCACCATTACAGGAAGTAGAGCCTATGAGCCTATAGTAAAAAAATATCAAACTCCTATAGTAATTTCTGGTTTTGAGCCTCTTGACCTTATTCAAGCTGTTTATTTAATAGCTAAACAAATGAGAGAAGGTAGATGTGAAGTTGAGGTTCAATATACTCGTTCTGTTACTCCAGAGGGAAATATTAAAGCTAAGGAGTTTTTAAAAGAAGTATTTAATATTAGAAAATCCTTTCCTTGGAGAGGATTAGGAGAGATTCCTTATAGTGCCTATGAAATAAAAGAGGAATATCAAAAATGGGACGGAGAAAAGTTTTTCAAAGTTTCTGTTAATTCTGGAAAAGAAAATCCTTTATGTCTTTGTGGAAAAGTAATAAAAGGTTTGAGTAAACCACCAGAATGTAGACTTTTTGGAAAAGTTTGCACTCCTCAAAATCCAATAGGTCCTTGTATGGTTTCTTCAGAAGGGGCTTGCTTGGCTTATTTCAAATATAGAAAAAATCTACAAAAATAA
- a CDS encoding HypC/HybG/HupF family hydrogenase formation chaperone — protein sequence MCLAYPYKIIEIKNEWTAVAEIEGVKTEISLHLLPEPVKEGDWVLVHVGFAIQKLSEKEALESLRAWDELLKQSQYSLE from the coding sequence ATGTGTTTAGCCTATCCTTATAAAATTATAGAAATAAAAAATGAATGGACAGCAGTTGCCGAAATAGAAGGAGTAAAAACTGAAATTTCATTACATTTACTGCCTGAGCCTGTTAAAGAAGGAGATTGGGTATTAGTTCATGTAGGGTTTGCTATACAAAAATTAAGTGAGAAAGAAGCTTTGGAGAGTTTAAGAGCCTGGGATGAATTACTCAAACAATCTCAATATTCTTTGGAATAA
- a CDS encoding aldehyde ferredoxin oxidoreductase N-terminal domain-containing protein yields MIIYKVLFIDVGSLRWEIKEYEIPPYLGPVEIGVKIHLEEIESWKYEIFSPQNVLFLGTGPFAGSKIFGTHRLVAVFRSPESLGLHISEAGGVAYKFIGSGINGLVIYGKSEEPLLIFVEGEEKTKVIFEKISFDNLNRIYEGYGNYFGAYALTKWLLDIYSDFYIENNARAVVVGPGAWQTRFGSLVSIDVNPETKDLIIGSEDFAGRGGAGSILAQAHNVAGIIAGGKIKPQLPEILVNIRNFNEFFKKITGREYFNAVNLATTKYRFDPKTGAGGTFGSNYPYYKEWLPTFGYNSIYLKKEIRRKISDIVLKNYWEPFKEETFVKTKNWKTCGEPCSVACKKIWKRKKVDYEPFQGVGPLIGVFDLKEASRIVDLIDNAGLDAITTGHIVSFLLEAVNRGLLTCEEVGISSHPNLDPLILNPEKWHINGLLAEEIIQNLLNKKTPVLKDIAEKGLRKTIKILDQKYEERIEKAGTSFKDIALYQPYGEDGYMTPNFYWTPGFFIPIFVNGKYWTEYRLIFTEPEEFVELVYERVIKELAISNAGFCRFHRGWAENFLEKLYEIFGIKNLEEKLKEVYKNIAIYNIKAGSIPKPLEGEKAIDIFSTLAEELQVQRWNTKFSKDKRRAYQEWFERFFISYIYHVGLDFSLIK; encoded by the coding sequence ATGATTATTTATAAAGTTCTATTTATTGATGTAGGTTCTCTAAGATGGGAAATAAAAGAATATGAAATCCCTCCTTATTTAGGACCTGTTGAAATTGGAGTTAAAATCCATTTAGAAGAAATTGAAAGCTGGAAGTATGAAATATTTAGCCCCCAAAATGTTTTATTCCTTGGAACAGGTCCTTTTGCTGGAAGCAAAATTTTTGGAACTCATAGATTGGTAGCAGTTTTTAGAAGTCCAGAAAGTTTAGGTCTTCATATTTCTGAAGCTGGAGGAGTTGCCTATAAGTTTATAGGCTCTGGTATAAATGGATTGGTCATTTATGGTAAAAGTGAAGAACCTCTTCTTATTTTTGTTGAAGGAGAAGAAAAAACCAAAGTTATTTTTGAAAAAATTAGTTTTGATAATTTAAACAGAATATATGAAGGTTATGGGAATTATTTTGGAGCTTATGCTTTAACAAAGTGGTTATTAGATATTTATAGTGACTTTTACATTGAAAATAATGCCAGAGCAGTAGTTGTTGGTCCTGGAGCATGGCAAACAAGATTTGGTTCCCTTGTTTCTATAGATGTAAATCCTGAGACAAAAGATTTAATTATAGGAAGTGAAGATTTTGCAGGCAGAGGAGGAGCAGGCTCAATTTTAGCTCAAGCGCATAATGTGGCAGGAATAATTGCTGGTGGAAAAATAAAACCTCAGCTTCCTGAAATTTTAGTAAATATTAGAAACTTTAATGAATTTTTTAAAAAAATTACAGGAAGAGAATATTTTAATGCAGTTAATTTAGCAACTACTAAATATAGATTTGATCCTAAAACAGGAGCAGGAGGAACCTTTGGTTCCAATTATCCCTATTATAAGGAGTGGCTTCCTACTTTCGGTTATAATAGTATTTATTTAAAAAAAGAAATAAGAAGAAAAATCTCCGATATAGTTTTAAAAAACTACTGGGAACCTTTTAAGGAAGAAACCTTTGTAAAAACTAAAAATTGGAAAACCTGTGGAGAACCTTGCTCAGTTGCCTGTAAAAAGATCTGGAAAAGAAAAAAAGTAGATTATGAACCATTCCAAGGGGTTGGACCTTTAATAGGTGTTTTTGATCTAAAAGAAGCTTCACGAATAGTTGACCTTATAGATAATGCAGGTCTTGATGCCATTACTACAGGACATATAGTTTCTTTTCTTTTAGAGGCTGTAAATAGAGGATTACTAACTTGTGAAGAAGTAGGAATTTCTTCTCATCCCAATCTTGATCCCTTAATTTTAAATCCTGAAAAATGGCATATAAATGGGCTATTAGCTGAAGAAATTATTCAAAACTTACTTAATAAAAAAACCCCAGTTTTAAAAGATATTGCAGAAAAGGGGTTAAGAAAAACAATAAAAATTTTAGATCAAAAATATGAAGAAAGAATTGAAAAAGCAGGGACTTCTTTTAAAGATATAGCTCTTTATCAGCCCTATGGAGAGGATGGATATATGACTCCCAATTTTTATTGGACTCCTGGCTTCTTCATCCCCATTTTTGTTAATGGAAAATACTGGACTGAATATAGATTAATTTTTACCGAACCTGAAGAATTTGTAGAACTTGTTTATGAAAGAGTAATTAAAGAACTTGCTATTTCCAATGCAGGATTTTGTAGATTTCATAGAGGTTGGGCTGAAAATTTTCTTGAAAAACTTTATGAAATTTTTGGGATAAAAAATTTAGAAGAAAAATTAAAGGAGGTATATAAAAATATAGCTATCTATAATATTAAAGCTGGTTCAATTCCTAAACCTCTTGAGGGAGAAAAAGCCATAGATATTTTTAGCACCTTAGCTGAAGAACTCCAAGTTCAAAGATGGAATACAAAATTTTCTAAAGACAAAAGAAGGGCTTATCAAGAATGGTTTGAAAGGTTTTTCATTTCCTATATTTATCATGTAGGATTAGATTTTTCCTTAATTAAATAA
- a CDS encoding YifB family Mg chelatase-like AAA ATPase: protein MLSKALSFTILGIEAFPVEVEVDFGLGLPGITIVGLPDSSIKESRERIRSALKNSGFQFPMKKITINLAPADLKKEGSGFDLAIAVALLSGMGIVSKETLNKKAFLGELALDGRIKSTKGILPAVIKAKELGLDEIIIPYENLKEASLVKEFKIIGVKHLREVTDYLKGIFNPQQENIEVLEDMESEFDIDFAEVLGQELAKRAFEISAAGGHNLLMIGPPGAGKTMLAQRIPTILPPMSYEEALETTKIYSVAGLLSAEKPFIINRPFRNPHFGISEAGMIGGGTHPKPGEISLAHNGVLFLDEFPEFRKDVIEALRQPLEDGKVTITRASFTITYPAKFMLVCAMNPCRCGYYGHPTKPCQCTFQEIKKYRSKLSGPIIDRIDIHLEVPPVEFKDLMKEPIKSSLDSKTIQERVIKARKIQERRYGSPLKVNARLKPKEIKKYCILEPKAQDFLEKVANKFNFSARALHKILKVSRTIADLEESEIILKQHIAEAVQYRILEKPLWEN, encoded by the coding sequence ATGCTTTCTAAAGCTTTAAGTTTTACTATCTTAGGTATTGAAGCCTTTCCAGTAGAAGTAGAGGTAGATTTTGGTTTAGGACTTCCGGGAATTACTATTGTAGGCTTACCAGATAGTTCTATTAAGGAAAGTAGAGAAAGAATAAGATCTGCACTTAAAAATTCAGGGTTTCAATTTCCTATGAAAAAAATTACTATCAATCTTGCTCCAGCAGATTTAAAAAAAGAAGGAAGTGGTTTTGATCTGGCTATAGCTGTTGCTCTTTTATCTGGGATGGGAATAGTTTCTAAAGAAACACTTAATAAAAAGGCATTTTTAGGAGAATTAGCTTTAGACGGAAGAATAAAAAGCACAAAAGGTATACTTCCTGCAGTAATAAAAGCTAAAGAATTAGGCTTAGATGAAATTATAATACCTTATGAAAATCTTAAAGAAGCTTCCTTAGTAAAAGAGTTTAAAATTATAGGGGTAAAACACTTAAGAGAAGTTACAGATTATTTAAAAGGTATTTTTAATCCTCAGCAAGAAAATATTGAAGTTTTAGAAGATATGGAGTCTGAATTTGATATAGATTTTGCAGAAGTTTTGGGTCAAGAATTAGCTAAACGAGCTTTTGAAATATCTGCAGCAGGAGGGCATAATCTTTTAATGATTGGTCCTCCAGGAGCAGGAAAAACTATGCTTGCTCAAAGAATTCCTACCATTCTACCTCCTATGAGTTATGAGGAAGCTTTAGAAACAACTAAAATTTACTCAGTAGCTGGACTCCTTTCTGCTGAAAAACCTTTTATTATAAATCGTCCTTTTAGAAATCCCCATTTTGGAATTTCAGAAGCAGGAATGATAGGAGGGGGAACACATCCTAAGCCAGGAGAAATAAGTCTTGCTCATAATGGAGTTTTATTCTTAGATGAATTTCCTGAATTCAGAAAAGATGTCATTGAAGCCCTAAGACAACCTTTAGAAGATGGTAAAGTTACTATTACCAGAGCAAGTTTTACCATAACCTATCCAGCAAAGTTTATGCTTGTTTGTGCTATGAATCCTTGTAGATGTGGTTATTATGGACATCCTACTAAACCCTGTCAATGCACTTTTCAGGAAATAAAAAAATATAGAAGCAAACTTTCAGGTCCTATTATTGATAGAATTGATATTCATTTAGAGGTTCCTCCTGTAGAATTTAAAGATTTAATGAAAGAACCTATTAAAAGTTCTTTAGATTCTAAAACTATTCAAGAAAGAGTAATAAAAGCAAGAAAAATTCAAGAAAGAAGATATGGCTCTCCTTTAAAGGTAAATGCAAGACTTAAACCTAAAGAAATAAAAAAATATTGTATTTTAGAACCAAAGGCGCAAGATTTTCTTGAAAAGGTGGCTAATAAATTTAATTTTTCAGCTCGCGCTTTGCATAAAATTTTAAAAGTATCTCGAACTATTGCAGATTTAGAAGAATCTGAGATAATATTAAAACAACATATTGCAGAAGCTGTACAATATAGAATTTTAGAAAAACCATTATGGGAAAATTAG